The nucleotide sequence GCGGTGACGCCCGTCCGGGCTCGCGAGACTCTCGTGATCGGCGCCGACGGCCAGCTGGGCCGGGCGCTCCGCGAACAGCTGGGCGAGGTCGGCGTGCGTTACGTCGACCGGGACGAGTTCGACATGACCGACCCGGCCGTGGTCGCGGGCTACGACTGGCGCACCATCGCCACCGTCATCAACGCGGCCGCCTTCACGGCCGTCGACGCGGCCGAGACGCCCGAGGGCCGCCGGGCCGCGTGGGCAGTCAACGCCACCGCCCAGCGGGACCTGGCGCTGGCCTGCCTCCGTCACGACCTCACCTTCGTGAGCGTGTCCACCGACTATGTCTTCGACGGGACGACCGCCGACCACGGCGAGGGCGAGCAGCTCGCGCCCATGAGCGTCTACGGCGCCTCGAAGGCCGCCGGCGAGCTGATCGTCAGCATGGTGCCCCGCCACTACCTGGTGCGGACCTCGTGGGTGGTCGGGGACGGTGCCAACTTCGTCGCCACGATGGCCAGGCTGGCCAAGGGCGGCGTCGACCCCACGGTCGTCGACGACCAGCACGGCCGCCTGACCTTCGCCGACGACCTCGCGGCGGCCATCCTCCACCTCCTGCGCGCGGAGGCCGAGTTCGGCACGTACAACTTCTCCAACAGCGGACCCGTCGGCACCTGGTGCGACGTGGCCCGCGCCACCTTCGAGCTCGTCGGGGAGGATGCCGACCGCGTCACTCCGGTGACCACCGAGCAGTACCTGAGCGGCCAGCCGGCCGACCGGCTGGTGGCCCCGCGGCCTGTCAACAGCACGTTCGACCTGGCGAAGATCGAATCAACCGGCCTTGTCATCCCGGATTGGCTGGTGCGGCTGCGCGATAGGCTCTTAGCAGACTGACGGCGCAGGGGACCCTTCAGCGTTCCTGAACGTGGGCTCGACGATATGGAAACGGGCGACGTTCACGGTAACGTGACCCCGGCATGACCTCGAGAGTGAAGGTGGGGACACATGGAGGCGCAGACGTCAGGAGGCCTGCGACGATGGGCCAAGCGGCTGACCGTCGGACTGATCAGCGGTGCGCTGTTGGCCACCTCGGCCTCGTTGGCGGTCGCTGACCCGACCCCGGCACCCACGCCCACGCTGGGGGCGGCTGCACCCGCTGCGGCCGTCGGGAACGTGACCATCAGCATGCCGACCGCCCAGTACGTGGGCGTGAAGAGCTACGCCACCGGCAGGGTGAGCGGCTTCACCGGCCAGGTGACGGTCAAGGCGCAGGTCTACGTCGACGGCGCCTGGAAGAGCGGCACCCCGGTCACGGTCGCCGAGGGCGGCGCCTACAAGCTGCTGCTGTCGACGGGCACGCACACCAAGGGGTCCTGGAAGTGGCGGGTCACCGCCTCGGATGCGGCCGGCACCACTGCGACGACCGACACCCACACGATCAAGCGCGTCGCGACCCCCCGCGTCACCGCCTCGACCACCCGCTACCGGGCCGTCGGGTCGACGGTGAAGCTGACGGGCAAGCTGAAGGGATTCCTGCCGGGCAAGGTGACCATCGAGTCGCAGGTGCGGGTCAACGGGGCCTGGAAGACGCTCTCGAAGTCGACCACCTCATCGACGAGCTACTCCATCTCTGCGCAGTACAGGACCGGCACGCTGGCCACCAACAAGTTCCGGGTCCGCGCGACCCAGTCGCCGACGACCGTCGGCTCCGACTCGGTCAAGGTCACCCGCGTCCCCAAGAAGTCCGCCAGCATCAACAAGGACCGCGTCAAGCTGCTCGGCGCCTCCACCTACGCCACCGGCACCGTGAAGGGCTATTCCGGCAAGGTCACTGTCGCCGCCCAGGTCCGCTCGCACGGTAAGTGGGTCACGAAGGCGAAGAAGACCGTCTCCGCGAAGTACAACGGCACGAAGTACTCGCTGCCGCTGACGTACCGGGAGGATCACACCGGCACCGTGAAGTGGCGCGTGCTGGTCACGCAGGGCTCGTCGCGCACCGGGTCGTCCAGCATGAAGATCACCCGCACGCTCAAGGGCATCGACAGCCGCTGCCTCACAGGGAGGGTGCTGTGCATCTCCAAGGATGACCATAAGCTCCGGTGGATGATCGACGGCAAGATCGTCACGACCCTCGACGCCCGCTTCGGCGCCTCCTCCTCGCCGACCCGCAACGGCTCCTTCACGGTGTTCCGCAAGTCGCGTGACCACGTCTCGTCGATCTACGGGTCGTCGATGCCCTTCGCGATGTTCTTCTCCGGCGGCCAGGCCGTCCACTACTCGGCCGACTTCGCGGCCCGCGGCTACGCCGGTGCCTCGCATGGCTGCGTGAACATCCGCGACTACGCGGCCATCAAGGCCCTGTTTGACAAGGTGAGGCTCGGCGACAAGGTCGTCGTCTACAACTGACGATCGGCTGAACGAAGAACTGCCCCGGAGCATCGCTCCGGGGCAGTTGTCGTCTGTGGCCCGGGTCAGTTCTTCCGGCCGCGGATCTGCTTCACGAGGTAGCGTCCCGGTCGCGTGGAGGCGACCCGGGAGGCGGCCTTCCTCCACAGCGGACGCTGTGCCCGGGAGAGGGACCGCTTGGCGGTGTCGCGCTCCTTGACGGCCGCGTCTCTCTTCTTCAGGGCGGCGGCACGGCCCTTCCTGGCCGCGTCGCGTTCCCCGGCAGTCGTCTCCACGTCCTTGAGGGCGGCGTCACGCTGCCGGACGGCGGCGGTGCGCTCGCGCTGCACGATGGCGAGGTCCGCCTCCTGGGCGGTGGCCCTCCTCGCCGCGAGCTCGGTCGGGGTGGCGGCGTCGGCGAGCGCGATGGAGCGGCGGATGTTCTCCTCGGCCAGGATGGCCAGGCGCTCGCCGGTGCCGGCCGCCTTCGCGATGGTCTCGTCGCTCAGGGCGGACCGGACGGCGGCGTCGAGGTCGTCGATGTTGACCTTGAGCGGCATGCCGTCGTCCCAGGCCTCCGAGTAGACGTCGACCTTGCCGCGGGCAAGGCTGATGCGCGGAACGTCGTACGCGCAGGCCACGATGCGGCCGTGCAGCGATGCGCCGAACCAGAGGGTCGCGCGTCGGATCTCGTCCACGATGTCCCACGGGCGTCGGGAGATGTCCAGGATCTCGATGTCGCGTCCCGGATCCTGTTCGAGGATGCGGTCGCGGATCTGGCTGTACTCCTCGGGGGAGTCGTGACCGGCGGCGAGGCCTGCGTAGATCATGCGCAGGGGGAAGGGCTTCAGGGCCTCGGAGGCGGCGATGGCGTCGGCGTAGCGGGTGAGACCGATCGACTTGATCTGGGCCTGGTTGACCTGTACGAGGACGTAGCCGCTGCCCTCCTCGTCGGCGGGCCTGGGGTGCATGTGGCGGATGGTGTGGACGAGGTCGGGCGCCAGGGTGTGCTCGATGCCGCCGCCGTCCAGGGTCTCGCTCGCGCGCGGATCCCGCACGGACACGGCGGTCGCCTCACGCAGCACGCGGAGCACCTGGGCCCGACGGTCGGTGGAGGCCTTCGCGATTCCCGAGATACCGATCGAGTTGATGACAGTGGGGGTCAGGACGTTGAGCGGGAAGGCCGACAGCCGCGGCATGTAGGGCGTCTCCACGTGAGTGCCGCCCATCACCTGACGACGGATCTCCGTCTTCCTGGCCCCGTCGGCCGCCTTGTACTCGGCGAAGAGTTCCGGGGCGACCGACCAGCGCATCGCGCCCTCGGTGGTGATGGCGCCCGCTTCCCCGCCGACGCTCCACACCAGGTCGAAGCGCTCCCTCTCCAGGCAGTCCACGAAGCGCTCGACCGAGCGGTCGAGCAGTTCGGTCATGTCGGCGGCGAAGGGCGCGGCGGCGACGGAATCGTAGCCCGCCTCGGCCAGGTAGTGCTCCGTCACGAGGAGGAAGAGTTCATCGCCGAAGTTGTCACGCTCATACGCTCCGACGAGCAGAGCGCGTTTACGCGGTACAGACGTCGTGGGGGGCTGGCCAGCCATCATGTCTCCTTCTGGGGACCGGGGTTGAGGTCAGGCCGCACTCTGGCCGCCAAGGAACCGAGAAGCAATGCTACCGGCGCTGGGACGTGATGGCCTGATCGGGCCTGCGGCGTCCCGAGGTCAACCGAAACGGACCTGTTCCGACCGTGCCCGCTCGATCAGCGAGGCGATGGCCAGGCAGTCGGCCCGCCGCAGCTTGAACGACTCCCGCGACCCGTCGCGGATCATGGAGACGAACTCGGCCAGCTCGTAGCGCAGGCCGTCGCCGTCGAACTTGTAGTAGTACTTCCGGTTGTCCCGCGGATCCTCGAATCGCGTCTCGAAGTACTCCGTCAGCCACCACGGCGCCGGGACGTAGAGGTAGCCGCGGGTACCTGCGACGACCAGCTCTCCCTCGGCCTTGACGCCGAGGCCGACCTTCGCCGTCGCGATGGCGTCGGGATAGTCGACGTCGATGCGGGCGAACTGGTCGACGGCGCTGTCCTCGGGCTGGAAGACGCGGGTGGTGACGGCCGACGGCGAGTCGCCGAGCAGCTTGGTGATGGCGAGCAGCGGGTAGGAGGCCAGCTCGGAGATGGCGCCGCCGTCGGGGCCCTTCAGCTCCCGGCCGCCCTTCACGAGCTTGGTGAAGGTTGCGTCGACCGAGCGGATCGCCCCGATGGTGCCGCCGCGTGCGATGGCCACCATGCGCTGGAAGCCGGGGGAGAAGGCCGTCTTGAGGGCCTCGAGCAGGATCAGGTCCTTCTCGTCGGCGAGCGCGTAGACCTCCTCCAGGTCGGCGCGGTTGAGCGCGATGGGCTTCTCGCACAGGACGTGCACCCCCGCAGCCAGGGCCTTGCGGGCCAGGTCGACGTGCGTTCCGTGCGGGGTCGCGATGTAGACCGCCTCGACGTGCTCCAGCAGGTCCTCGAGGTTCTCGTTGGCCCACTGCAGTTCGAAATCCTCGGCGAACTCGATCGCGCGGGCGTGGCGGCGGCTCCACACGGCCTCGACGTTGACGCCGGAGACGAACTTCGACTCCCGGACGAAGCGCGACGCGATCCGGCCTGAGCCGAGGACGCCCAGCCGGATGACCCCGCCCCCGTTGACCTCGCGCAGCTTCGTGCTGGAGATGCCCTTGGTGCGATCGAGGTACACCACGTCGCAGTAGTCACGCAGATAGTCGAACTTGCCGACCCAGTCGGAGCCGATCGCGAAGACGTCGACCGCGTAGCGCTGGATGTCGTGGATCTTCTGGCCCTCGTACTCCTCGACGATGACCTCGTCGGCGAGCCCGGAGGCCGTGACATTGCGGATGCGCTCCACCAGGGACTGCGCGACGTTCAGCTTGCCTCGGGAGTCGTCGTAGGCGTCGGAGGTGACGCCGACGATGAGGTGGTCCCCCAGTTCCCGTGCCCGTTCGAGGAGTCGACGGTGGCCCTCGTGGAAGAGGTCGAACGTTCCGTAGGTGATGACCCTCGTCACTGGGGGCTGCCTGCCTTTCTCGGTGTGCGGTCGGGGCGCTCAGTGCACCAGGACGATCTTGCCCACGTTGTCGCCGCCGACCAACTGCTCGTGCGCCCTGCGCACGTCATCGAACGGGATGCGGGTCTCGGGGGAGAGACGGATGCGCCCGTCGCCGAGCATCGGCCACACCTCCTGCTCGACGCGTCGGCAGATCGCAGCCTTGGCGCCGAGGGGCTTGAAGCGCAGCGAGGTGGCCGTCACCATGGCCTGCTTGCTCAGCAGCAGCCCGATGTTCAGCGTGCCCTTCACGCCGCCCTGCATGCCGATGATGACCAGCCGGCCGCCAGGCTTCAGCGCCTTCACGTTCAGCTCGAGGTACTTCGCGCCGATGATGTCGAGGATGACATCGGCGCCGCCGGTGGCCTCCTTGAGTTCGGCGACCCAGTCGCCGTGGTAGTCGAACGAGAATGATGCTCCGTGCT is from Tessaracoccus palaemonis and encodes:
- a CDS encoding Gfo/Idh/MocA family oxidoreductase, which gives rise to MTRVITYGTFDLFHEGHRRLLERARELGDHLIVGVTSDAYDDSRGKLNVAQSLVERIRNVTASGLADEVIVEEYEGQKIHDIQRYAVDVFAIGSDWVGKFDYLRDYCDVVYLDRTKGISSTKLREVNGGGVIRLGVLGSGRIASRFVRESKFVSGVNVEAVWSRRHARAIEFAEDFELQWANENLEDLLEHVEAVYIATPHGTHVDLARKALAAGVHVLCEKPIALNRADLEEVYALADEKDLILLEALKTAFSPGFQRMVAIARGGTIGAIRSVDATFTKLVKGGRELKGPDGGAISELASYPLLAITKLLGDSPSAVTTRVFQPEDSAVDQFARIDVDYPDAIATAKVGLGVKAEGELVVAGTRGYLYVPAPWWLTEYFETRFEDPRDNRKYYYKFDGDGLRYELAEFVSMIRDGSRESFKLRRADCLAIASLIERARSEQVRFG
- a CDS encoding L,D-transpeptidase yields the protein MEAQTSGGLRRWAKRLTVGLISGALLATSASLAVADPTPAPTPTLGAAAPAAAVGNVTISMPTAQYVGVKSYATGRVSGFTGQVTVKAQVYVDGAWKSGTPVTVAEGGAYKLLLSTGTHTKGSWKWRVTASDAAGTTATTDTHTIKRVATPRVTASTTRYRAVGSTVKLTGKLKGFLPGKVTIESQVRVNGAWKTLSKSTTSSTSYSISAQYRTGTLATNKFRVRATQSPTTVGSDSVKVTRVPKKSASINKDRVKLLGASTYATGTVKGYSGKVTVAAQVRSHGKWVTKAKKTVSAKYNGTKYSLPLTYREDHTGTVKWRVLVTQGSSRTGSSSMKITRTLKGIDSRCLTGRVLCISKDDHKLRWMIDGKIVTTLDARFGASSSPTRNGSFTVFRKSRDHVSSIYGSSMPFAMFFSGGQAVHYSADFAARGYAGASHGCVNIRDYAAIKALFDKVRLGDKVVVYN
- a CDS encoding sugar nucleotide-binding protein, with product MTTLGQPLSIETTPIDGLLVVRLQLHGDARGWFKEHWQREKMVALGLPDFGPVQQNVSFNAPVGVTRGLHAEPWDKYVSVANGRAFGAWVDLREGDGFGTTFHLELAPDVAVFVPRGVANGFQTLEENVNYMYLVNDHWSPEARYALVNVADPTADVPWPIPLAEAVVSDKDLGHPMLDAVTPVRARETLVIGADGQLGRALREQLGEVGVRYVDRDEFDMTDPAVVAGYDWRTIATVINAAAFTAVDAAETPEGRRAAWAVNATAQRDLALACLRHDLTFVSVSTDYVFDGTTADHGEGEQLAPMSVYGASKAAGELIVSMVPRHYLVRTSWVVGDGANFVATMARLAKGGVDPTVVDDQHGRLTFADDLAAAILHLLRAEAEFGTYNFSNSGPVGTWCDVARATFELVGEDADRVTPVTTEQYLSGQPADRLVAPRPVNSTFDLAKIESTGLVIPDWLVRLRDRLLAD
- a CDS encoding polysaccharide pyruvyl transferase family protein — encoded protein: MAGQPPTTSVPRKRALLVGAYERDNFGDELFLLVTEHYLAEAGYDSVAAAPFAADMTELLDRSVERFVDCLERERFDLVWSVGGEAGAITTEGAMRWSVAPELFAEYKAADGARKTEIRRQVMGGTHVETPYMPRLSAFPLNVLTPTVINSIGISGIAKASTDRRAQVLRVLREATAVSVRDPRASETLDGGGIEHTLAPDLVHTIRHMHPRPADEEGSGYVLVQVNQAQIKSIGLTRYADAIAASEALKPFPLRMIYAGLAAGHDSPEEYSQIRDRILEQDPGRDIEILDISRRPWDIVDEIRRATLWFGASLHGRIVACAYDVPRISLARGKVDVYSEAWDDGMPLKVNIDDLDAAVRSALSDETIAKAAGTGERLAILAEENIRRSIALADAATPTELAARRATAQEADLAIVQRERTAAVRQRDAALKDVETTAGERDAARKGRAAALKKRDAAVKERDTAKRSLSRAQRPLWRKAASRVASTRPGRYLVKQIRGRKN